GATCACCTCTGTGCatccctaaggaaaaaaaaaatcactcaaatCCTGTTCTCAACTAAGttgtgagacattgcagtgatCTCTGGGAAATAATAGTGTATTCAACTGGGCACCATGGCCAACTGGAGAAACTCTTTCTCTGTGACTCTTAAGACACACAAATAGAGAGGAAAAGCAAAAGTATGCACCAGCAACTTTTAATAGAcaaatgccaattttatgattctGGGTATTTTGAAACAAGGCCTGAAAATGTGAAGGCATAGAAGTTAAGAACCAAGCTGCCATGAAGaatgtgctatttctgttattcaAAATATGCTAATAGCTAAAGGCTAATGACCTTATGTATTTTACTTGGGAGGGTAAACTAGTCTACAAGGagggattccaaaaaaaaaaaaaaaaaccaaacccgatgctgtcgagtcgatttcaactcatagtgaccctataggatagagtagaactgccccatagagtttccaaggagtgcctggcggattcaaactgccaatcctttggttagcagccatagcatttaaccactatgccaccacggttcccACAAGGGGGGATAGGGGTGCGGAATTTAGAATCTCAAAGCTTACGGATGGCACATCTATATTTAGAATCCAATATCCTTATCctcatttttattgcattttagaaGATATTATTCCAAATTAATTTCATCCTTTGGCATCCTTTGGAATAATATGATGCCATCTTATCATCCTTTGCCACCAAAGCAATCGCTGAAATGCTTGAGAAACAAAAAGAGTTAGGGGCTTCTAGAATCCAACAGAAACGACGGGGTGGAGATTATGGATTCTAGATTATGGATTTTGCTAACAGAAAAGTGACGTTTACAAGCGATTAACAGAGTCCTGCAAGGTTACATGCAACATAGGACTAAATAACAACCTAAAATGGCAATATTCATGACTGTGTATTACCGTGTGTCTCTAGCATAGAATAGGCTTACCACTGTGAGTATATGGAGAGTTCCTTATTTGGGAGATAACATAACTTTTTAATGAAGATTCTtcaagattttttattttgttttgctcttGAACAGTTGTACATTTCTATAACCCCTTATACTTACTTTCTATAGGCAATCTTATTTTTTTAGCCTACTTCGTATTTTCACttaagttttttgtgtgtgtgtgtgtgagtctactatatgccaggctctTTTCTAGACTATGGGGACATTATGGAGTTCAATACAGTTGAGGACTCTGACCTTGATGAGCTTCATGTTAGTTTATTCTTATTCATGTAATATTTACTGTTAAGATTGCATCATGCTATGTGTTTGAgacagaagagagacagagagaagatagTTTATTTCTAACAGTAGGCCCACTGATTTTAATGAAAAAGACAATGATTTATGTGAGGTTGATATTTGAGAAAGTACAGAGTGagaaattggggaaaaaaataactattactatgaagaaagtaaaaagggaATTATAAAGTGTGAGAAGGCAAAAAACTAGATATTGGATTAGTTATTCCCTGGGTTTTTGCTGAAAGTAGTATTGATGATGATTATTTCCAGTTGGCACTCTTAAAGTGTGAGGTTTGGATACCATAAATTCATATATCTTTTCCAATAGAAGCTGTCTAGAAACTTGATTACAGACTCCAGTGATGAAAACTTCCATTAGTTTATAGATTAAAATGTATTGCACCCCTTTGAGTAAAATTGGTAAGGGGTAGGTTTTATCTTCTATATAtccacagaaaatacagaagtgGGAGCGCAGTTTGAAATATTTCACTTCTTGATGGAGCACCAATATTGAGAGATTGGGGGAGTACAGATTTGAAATTCATTCAGAAAAGTTTAGGGAGATACTCGAGTTATCTTTAAATTTCATGCAATCATAAAAGGGTAGTGTCCCTAGGTGTTTGAATGCTCCCTGCTAATTATTAGATGAGTTACCCTGGGAAAGTTCCTGAGTCTTCTTAACCCTCAGTTCTCTCATGCATCTCAAGTGTTGTTCTCATATGGTTGTTGTGGTACAATGGAAGGCATTCATAAAAACGACTATTTATCACCCTCTTCCCTGCAaagaagtgactgaaaacacctcAAATCCCTAATCACATGACTAAACACAGATGGTAAAATATAGAAGCCTCTTGTTTCCAACAGGTAGAGCACAATGGAAAGAGCTAATGGCAGCACCTTCTCCAGATTCATTCTCTTGGGCTTCTCTGGCAGACCCCATCTGGAGACAGTTCTCTTTGTGGTTATCCTAATCACCTACTTGTTGAGCTTTCTAGGCAATAGCACCATCATACTTTTGTCAACTTTGGAACGCCGTCTCCATACCcctatgtatttcttcctctCCAACTTGTCTTTTATGGATCTTTGCTTGACTACTTGTACTGCCCCTCAGACACTGGTCAACTTCAAGGGGAAGGACAAGACCATCACCTATGGTGGCTGTGTGACACAGCTCTTTATTGCCTTGGGACTGGGGGGAGTGGAATGTATCCTCCTGTCTGTCATGGCTTATGACCGTTATGCAGCTGTCTGCCGCCCACTCCACTACATGGTGATCATGCATCCCCAGCTTTGCTTGCAGTTGGTTGCAACTGCTTGGCTTACAGGCTTTGGCACTTCTGTGGTCCAGACGGCATTGACCATGACTCTCCCTCTCTGTGGTAGAAACCAAGTggatcatttcttctgtgaagtcCCAGTGATGCTGAAACTGGCTTGCACCAACACCTCCATCAATGAGGCTGAAGTCCTTGCTGTCAGTGTCTTCTTCCTGGTGGTGCCTCTCTCACTCATCTTAGTGTCCTATGGTCACATTACCCGTGCAGTCCTGATGATAAAGTCAGCACAGGGGAGACGGAAAGCTTTTGGAACCTGCAGTTCTCATGTCCTGGTGGTGATCATTTTCTTTGGCACGCTCATCTCCATGTACCTCGAGCCTCCCTCCAGTTACTCACAGGATATGAACAAAAGCATGGCACTCTTCTATACTCTGGTGACTCCCCTGCTGAATCCGCTAATTTACACTCTGAGAAACAAGGAAGTCAAAGGGGCACTGAAGAGATTAATGGGGAGAACCATAGCCTCAAGAAAGAGTTAATACAGGGCTTGCAGGCTCAATCACTTGTGCTCTGGAAAACTTCTTAGCAGCTAAAGCTATTTTTAACGTAACTCAACAAATCCTCATGCAGCACGTATTATGTACCAGGCCCTTTCTAAGTATTTGGGATATGTCAGTGaccaaaaaagagaaacagcTGTCCTCATAGAGCTAAACTTCCTAGGGGGTAGAGAAAAGTTAAATAagataagataaaaataaatggtGGTCTATGATGTATTGGAATACTATACAAGAACGAGAATAAACAAACTGTAAGTACATAGAATGACATGAGTGATTCTCACAAACACAGTGTTGAGTGAAAGAACTCAGATACAAAACAGTTCATGTTGTATGAATCCGTTTATACAAAAACTCAAAGCCAGGCAAACTAAATCTGTGGCTTTAAAAGTCAGATAGTGGTTGCCCTGTGGAGTGGTGATTGAAAGGGGAAATGGGGAGGGGGCTTCAGGAGTTCTGCTCATGTTTTCCTTCATGTTCTGGATGCTGGTTACATAAGGTGTAGAATTTGTGAACGATCATAGAAATGTGGGCTTTGATATCTGTATTTCCTGTACATATGTTGTACTTCTTTaacttttacatttaaaattttaaatgtatgcCAGGACTAACAGATAGTATGATACTAAACAATCGTATTAAgtattattgttttccttttacaCAAAGTTTGGGTTTAACTTACATAAATTAAACTCATCATATGTAAAGCAGAATATTTCTCCTGATTCATCTTTGCTTCCAGCAGAAGGAATATTGACAGAGATTCAAAACATTAGAAGTATGATGGGCTCATATCTCTACCTTCATTTGAAATCATCTGCAATCAAAACCGTTCAGTCTCTAATTGGCTCTCACATTAACTATTTCAACTAAGTTTCATTTCTTCTCCATTTCATCCAAATATAATGCTgccagttttattttcttaaaacatgGTTAATTATATCAATCTTCTACTCAAAATCTTCCAAATATCTCTTCATATTTACCCAAACAATTGGTAAAACCTGGCACTCATGCCTATACAAAAAACGGATTCACCTATTTTCTACTGTATTTGTAGTTATGATTTCTCCTTCATTTCTCATGCTGTTTATTTGatctcttctgtttctctctccccttctctttctctcttttcactTGGTTAGTCTTGCCAGAGACTTGACTCTTTTATAAGCATTTTCAAATAAGATTTGTGGTTTTCTTCATATTCTCTATCACAGCTATTAAAATAGCAATAccgaaggattttatgggcaaaaagttgaatgaagcaggaaggatcaaaagaataCCGAAGGAATACTGTACAGAGTGATTGTACCAAAAGAAACTGgctaacattcaaccatttcaggagggctggctaacattcaaccatttcaggaggtagcatatgaccaagaacagcTGGTAGTGATAGAAGAATTTCAAAACatgctgaaggcactggtgaaaaccaaggctccaggaatcaatggaataccagttgagacacttcaacaaaaagatgcaaaaatggcagagctgactcatttttgtcaaaaaatttggaagacaggtacttgGCTAACCAACTGGAGGAGATTCATATTCgggcccattccagagaaaggctgTCGAATGGActatggaaattactgaacaatatcattaatattacatgcttgcaaaattttgcagaagataattcaaaaacagctgcagctcagcatcaacagggaactgccagaaattcaagctggattcagaagatgtcatggaactagggatatcattactgaagtCAAATGGatcactggctgaaagcagagactgccagaaagacctgtgttttattgtctacgcaaaggcatttgactgtgtgcataataacaaattatggataacatcacaaagaatgggaattccagaacacttaatcgtgctcatgcagagcctgtatgATTAAAAGGCAttagttcaaacagaaaaaggggacactgcgtggtttaaagtcaagaaaggcactcatcagggttgtgtcatctcaCCATATGtactcagtctgtatactgagcaaataatctgagaagctggactctatgaagaacacagcatcagaattggaggaatactcatttacagcttgcaatatgcagatcacacaatcTTGCTTACCCAGAATGAACCACTAATGATAAAGGTAAAGACTATAACACTCTCAGCATGGTTTACAGCTGAACgtgaaaaaattgaaaaccctCACAAGTGGGCAcatgaacatcatgataaactgtgaagaaattgaagatgtcaaggatttctttcttcttggatcaacaatcaatgcctgtggaagcagcagtcaagaaatcaaacaacatattgcgttgggcaaatctgcagcaaaagacctcttcaataccttgaaaatcaaagatgtcactttgatgactaaggtgatcctgacccaagccatggtattttcaatcaccccatatgtatgtgaaagcttgacaatgaaaaaggaagaacaaagaagaatcgatgcgtCTGAATGGTGGTGGTGAAGGATATCGaacataccattgactgccagaagaatgaacaaagaagTCTTGGAgacagtacaaccagaatgctgtttagaagcaaggaaggtgctTACTTTGGAAGTGTCATCCggggggatcagtctctggaagggcatcacatttggtaaatttgagggtctgcaaaaaaagagaaagactctcaatgagatggattgatatagtggctgcagcaacagctcaaacataacaataactgtgaggatggcacaggaacggtggatgtttccttctgttacaaagagggttgctataagttgctggtggcatactggttaagtggtacgggctgctaaccaagtagtcggcagttcaaatctgcaagatgccccttggaaactctatggtgcagctctaatctgtcctatagagtcactgtgagttgcaattgattctacagcagtgggcttttgggtttttttaataagtgggaaccgactagacggcacctaacagcaaaaacaacaacatggttatctttgtttcctttttacatgattttctgctcttatctttcttatttccttctttctacttTTGGGGGTTTATATCCTACTTTTCTGACTTGTTCAATTCGATATTTAtagttttaacatttttttctcttctgatgtAACCATTTCGGGCTATAAATGTCTCCCTTAAACACAGTTTT
This is a stretch of genomic DNA from Elephas maximus indicus isolate mEleMax1 chromosome 1, mEleMax1 primary haplotype, whole genome shotgun sequence. It encodes these proteins:
- the LOC126077282 gene encoding olfactory receptor 2G6-like, which produces MERANGSTFSRFILLGFSGRPHLETVLFVVILITYLLSFLGNSTIILLSTLERRLHTPMYFFLSNLSFMDLCLTTCTAPQTLVNFKGKDKTITYGGCVTQLFIALGLGGVECILLSVMAYDRYAAVCRPLHYMVIMHPQLCLQLVATAWLTGFGTSVVQTALTMTLPLCGRNQVDHFFCEVPVMLKLACTNTSINEAEVLAVSVFFLVVPLSLILVSYGHITRAVLMIKSAQGRRKAFGTCSSHVLVVIIFFGTLISMYLEPPSSYSQDMNKSMALFYTLVTPLLNPLIYTLRNKEVKGALKRLMGRTRELPEIQAGF